One Papaver somniferum cultivar HN1 chromosome 10, ASM357369v1, whole genome shotgun sequence genomic window carries:
- the LOC113316531 gene encoding F-box protein At2g40925-like codes for MENLKNLPTDILLDITARLPIESILNCKLVCKLGRYLVSDNPSFYRLHLSHLNQSSDSGKLSFLVLEGMSKQLHYFEYDEKLDKTLIRRINFTPTFPFSCEVLGSINGLICLYGYDGLTACICNPVTRENVMLPSIKTDCDIVNVAVYTLGSSNGWKNVGMLESEFCDLFFHHGVFVNGALHWMDKRGGMVYVFDLAEEKFREPISPPTFPPGRMWQHYTLALGVLDGVLYFSIRYDCQITGCPCSYIWLLKKQVGNESLGWSKKFLNLRREPLAFTKRGGVLCFDDSSLEIYDPILSASRKLVGFSAFTQIIPHKNTFASLKELGVEDINLMESAN; via the exons ATGGAGAATTTGAAGAATCTCCCAACAGACATTTTACTCGACATTACAGCCCGTTTACCAATTGAATCGATTCTAAACTGCAAATTGGTTTGCAAACTTGGGAGATATCTTGTTTCTGATAATCCATCATTCTATCGATTGCATTTATCTCATCTTAATCAATCATCTGATTCTGGCAAGTTGAGTTTTCTGGTATTAGAAGGTATGAGTAAACAACTTCACTATTTTGAGTATGATGAGAAACTTGATAAGACACTTATTAGAAGGATCAATTTCACCCCTACATTTCCATTTTCTTGTGAAGTTCTTGGTTCGATTAATGGTTTAATCTGTCTGTATGGATATGATGGTCTAActgcttgtatttgtaaccccGTGACCAGAGAAAATGTCATGCTTCCCAGTATTAAGACAGATTGTGATATTGTCA ATGTTGCAGTATACACTCTTGGCAGTAGCAATGGGTGGAAAAATGTTGGGATGTTGGAATCTGAATTTTGCGATTTATTTTTTCATCATGGTGTATTTGTGAATGGAGCACTGCATTGGATGGATAAAAGAGGAGGAATGGTTTATGTTTTTGATTTGGCTGAGGAAAAGTTTCGCGAACCTATTTCACCACCTACTTTCCCACCAGGTAGAATGTGGCAGCATTATACTCTAGCTCTAGGTGTTCTGGATGGGGTTCTATATTTTTCTATCAGATATGACTGTCAAATCACCGGATGCCCATGTTCTTACATATGGCTACTGAAAAAGCAGGTGGGAAATGAGTCATTGGGTTGGAGTAAAAAGTTTCTTAATCTCAGAAGAGAACCATTAGCCTTTACCAAGAGAGGTGGTGTTTTATGTTTCGATGATAGCTCTCTCGAAATTTATGACCCAATACTTTCAGCCTCGAGAAAACTTGTGGGTTTTAGTGCATTTACACAAATAATCCCTCACAAAAACACCTTCGCTTCGTTGAAAGAATTAGGAGTTGAAGATATAAATCTAATGGAGTCAGCTAATTAA